In Bernardetia litoralis DSM 6794, the genomic window CTATAATAAAGTAGAAATTGCACTCACTACACATGACGCAGGAAATGTGGTTACAGAAAAAGACAGAAAGCTCTCAGAAGCAATTGATAAAATTTAGATTTAATTTTTAAATAATTCTAAAATAAAAATTTGCCATTGTTGGTGTTTTTCCAATAATTCAAAACTTATTACCTTTTCAAAAGTCTATCTTTTTTTGGACGTTTGGAAAGGTAATTTTTTGTAATTTTACATTCTAAAGTAGCAGATAGCTTCCAAGCTATCTGAAAAATAACATTATCACTTACAACAGCTTGGAAGCTGTTGGCTACATAATATATGCAACTTCTTCGATTAGAAATAAAAGGATTTAAAAGTTTTGGAGATAAAGTAACTATTCGTTTCGACGAAGGAATTACTGGTGTCGTAGGGCCAAATGGATGTGGAAAATCAAATATTATTGATGCCATGCGTTGGGTTTTGGGCGAACACCGAACTCGCCATTTGCGTTCTGACAAAATGTCAAATATTATCTTTAATGGAACTGCAAAAAGAAAGGCTGCCGATGCTGCCGAAGTTTCTTTATATTTTGATAATAATAGAAAATTATTGCCACCTGAATACAAAGAGGTTTGTATTACAAGGCGTTATACTCGTTCGGGTTCTAGTGAATATTTTTTGAATGGCACAGCTTGCCGTCGAAAAGATATTACAAATTTGCTCATGAATACTGGCGCAACTTCAAACTCGTATGCCATTATTGAGCTGAAAATGGTCGATGATATTCTGACAGATAGAGAAGATGCACGAAAAGTAATGTTTGAAGAAGCTGCTGGAGTGGCGCAATTCAAACAGCGTAAAAAAGAAACATTGGCAAAACTAGAAGCGACTTTATCAGATTTGGAACGTGTAGAGGATTTGGTTCACGAAATTGAAAAAAATATGTCGGGTTTGGAGCGTCAAGCCAAACAAGCTGAAAAATATTTTTCTACAAAAGAAGCCTACGAAAAATTTAGTATTGCGCTGGCAAAGCGTCAAGTAAGAAATAATTCTGATGATTTTGTAGAATTAAATAATCAAGTAAATGAAATTTTAGCACAAAAAGAAACACTCACAAACGAACAAGAAAATTTAGAAAAATCCATTGAAGACCAAAAAAATACAGCAACAGAACAGGAAAAAATTATTGCTGAAAAGAAACGTTATTTGTCTTCTCAAATAGAAAAAATAAATCAGTTTCAAAATGAAAAAGTTAGAAATGAAGACAGAACACAGTTTTTAAATCGTAATCATAAGCAAATTGAAGAACAACTTTTGCAAGATGAATCTGGAACAAAACAGGCAGGAAATAGCCTTGAGAGTTTACAACAAAATCTTGAAAGTAATCAAAAACAGTTTTTAGAAACTCAAGCTATTTTAGAAAATTTCAAAAAGTCATATTCTGAAGAAAAAATAAGAACAGAAAATTTGCGTTCTGCAATGCAAGCAGCACAAGAAAAATTTAAAACTTTGCAAAATGATATTCTTATTCATCAAAAAGAAATTGAATTAAAAGAAAATCAACAAAGTGGCTCAAAACAAGAAAACGACCAAATTGCCCTAGATTTTTCTGGACAAGCTGATGAATTACAAATTACATTAAAGAAACTTCAAGAAATTGAAAATGAATTAAAGAATAGAAATAATGAAATTTCAGAATTAGAAAAAATTGAAACAGAAAGAACACAAAAAATAAACTCTCTTACCATTCAGATTGAATCTTTAAAAGAACAAATTGGAATAAAACAGAGAAAAGAAAGCAGCTTAAAAGCCGAGCAAAATCTTACTAAATCGTTGGTTGAGAATATGGAAGGTTTTTCAAATGCCTTAAAATATTTGAATAATTCATTAAATACAGATAATTCTTGGTCTGAAGAAGCCGTTTTATTGGCTGATATTTTTACAGCACAAGGAGAATATAAAGATGCGCTTTTTTCAATTTTAGAGCCATATCTCAATTTTTATGTTGTCCAAACAGAAGATGAAGCACGAAAAGCAATTTCATTATTAACGGAAAATGAAAAAGGAAAAGCAAACTTTTTTGTTTTGGATAAATTAGAAAGTGTTATTCCAAATCTTCCTCCGATTGATAATGCTGTGGCTGCATTGGCTGTTATTCAGTTTGATGAAAATTATAAAAAATTGGCTTATTCATTATTTCATAATGTCTATTTTAGTGAAAACGATAATTCAAATGATGTTGAAGGATTTACAATTGCACTCAAAAATGGGCAGTTTGTGGCTCGTAATGGTGGAAATTGGACAGGTGGAAAAGGAAAATCAACTACAAATCAGAATTCTCAATTAGGACGTAAACAGCGTTTAGAAGAATTGAATAAGGAGATTTTGAATCTTGAAAATGGAATTTTTGAGTTAGAAAGTCAGAGAAATGAATTTTTGAATCAGATTGAGAATTTAAAAGAACAATCTCAATTCGAAGAATTACGAAATTTAAAAAATGAGACAAATCAAGTTTCACAACAAAAAATTTCTCTTCAGGCAAAAGCTGAACAAATGGAAGAGAGTGTAAAGCGAAGCGAAGAGCGAAAACAAGCAGCACAAGACCGTTTGAGTATTTTGGCAGAGCAAATTGAAAAATTAAAGCCAAAAATAAATCAGAAAAAA contains:
- the smc gene encoding chromosome segregation protein SMC, which encodes MQLLRLEIKGFKSFGDKVTIRFDEGITGVVGPNGCGKSNIIDAMRWVLGEHRTRHLRSDKMSNIIFNGTAKRKAADAAEVSLYFDNNRKLLPPEYKEVCITRRYTRSGSSEYFLNGTACRRKDITNLLMNTGATSNSYAIIELKMVDDILTDREDARKVMFEEAAGVAQFKQRKKETLAKLEATLSDLERVEDLVHEIEKNMSGLERQAKQAEKYFSTKEAYEKFSIALAKRQVRNNSDDFVELNNQVNEILAQKETLTNEQENLEKSIEDQKNTATEQEKIIAEKKRYLSSQIEKINQFQNEKVRNEDRTQFLNRNHKQIEEQLLQDESGTKQAGNSLESLQQNLESNQKQFLETQAILENFKKSYSEEKIRTENLRSAMQAAQEKFKTLQNDILIHQKEIELKENQQSGSKQENDQIALDFSGQADELQITLKKLQEIENELKNRNNEISELEKIETERTQKINSLTIQIESLKEQIGIKQRKESSLKAEQNLTKSLVENMEGFSNALKYLNNSLNTDNSWSEEAVLLADIFTAQGEYKDALFSILEPYLNFYVVQTEDEARKAISLLTENEKGKANFFVLDKLESVIPNLPPIDNAVAALAVIQFDENYKKLAYSLFHNVYFSENDNSNDVEGFTIALKNGQFVARNGGNWTGGKGKSTTNQNSQLGRKQRLEELNKEILNLENGIFELESQRNEFLNQIENLKEQSQFEELRNLKNETNQVSQQKISLQAKAEQMEESVKRSEERKQAAQDRLSILAEQIEKLKPKINQKKQEIIEAERVYYDLNENYSVQNERFQGISEELQEKNMTFIQFENKLENLKQEIKFKQTSLLTGKERITQSQQQLQEIAKEVNQLKEKIALQTEEITSLSEIKGDLQHDLSEIESQFYKLREEITRVEKVIKELQRQRENCDTRTMSFQNKLNETKLKLTATRERLSAEFEIELTDELLEAKTEEDELPNETLIDEIEAAKRRLQRIGTINATAKEAYDEIKGRHDFITEQRSDLFDAQKLLEDTIAELDEAAKTAFLDAFYQIRENFIRVFRSLFSEEDNCDLVLSNPEDPLSSKIEVIAQPKGKRPLTIKQLSGGEKTLTAVALLFALYLLRPAPFCIFDEVDAPLDDANIDKFNRIIKKFAQEVQFIIVTHNKRTMVSTDVVYGVTMPEIGVSKVLPVDLKGILVE